In one Mucilaginibacter sp. PAMB04168 genomic region, the following are encoded:
- the galB gene encoding beta-galactosidase GalB → MLTAIILLFTSATVGHAQTGRKVENFNTGWTFHLGDAGGAEQASFKDEQWRKLNLPHDWSIEGTFSKDNPATPEGGALPGGIGWYRKTFIVPQTLQGKQVYIDFDGVYQKSTVWINGHQLGFRPNGYISFRYDLTPYLNFGGQQNVIAVKVDNSVQPNSRWYSGSGIYRNVWLVSTGKIAINHWGTYVVTPQVSAAKATIKFAVSLKNSTGAKQSIEIKTRVLDAAGATVAAFGTTGYQLNDTAGTHVQDVVLNNPRLWSTTNPYLYKAVTQIMHNKQVVDTYTTPLGIRYFSFDKDKGFFLNGKNMKLLGVCNHHDLGSLGAAVNMRALERQLEILKSMGVNAIRTSHNPPAPELLDLCDRMGFLVMDEAFDVWRKEKAKYDYHLYFDEWHTRDLADQLLRDRNHPSIIMWSVGNEIREQADSTGIAIAHDLARTVRQYDVTRPIVTANDRPSSGNFIVKSGEFELVGYNYHHREYEKFHETFPGKIFIGTETTSALETRGVYDMPSDSIRRWPNNKDSQNGVGTMNEDFTVSAYDNVSARWGSTHEETWKLIKKHDYLNSMFIWTGFDYLGEPTPYSWPARSSYFGVIDLAGFPKDIFYMYQAEWTSKPVLHIFPHWNWKPGKTVDVWSYYNNADEVELYLNGKSLGIRKKTGDDLHVMWRVQYQAGTLKAVSRKNGKVVLTRTINTAGAPARIELVADRKQIKADGQDLSFVTVRILDAAGNVVPDATNQVNFNLQGKGFIAGVDNGDPLSHDPFKANYRKAFHGLALAIIQSAGKQAGTITLTATADGLPAAKLILQAK, encoded by the coding sequence ATGTTAACAGCAATAATCTTGCTGTTTACCAGTGCCACCGTTGGCCATGCGCAAACCGGCCGTAAGGTTGAAAATTTTAACACCGGCTGGACCTTTCATTTAGGTGATGCCGGCGGTGCTGAGCAAGCCAGTTTTAAAGATGAGCAATGGCGTAAGTTAAACCTGCCCCACGACTGGAGCATTGAAGGAACCTTTAGCAAAGATAATCCTGCCACACCCGAGGGCGGCGCATTGCCGGGCGGCATTGGCTGGTACCGCAAAACATTTATCGTGCCGCAAACACTGCAAGGCAAGCAGGTATATATTGATTTTGATGGAGTTTACCAAAAAAGCACCGTTTGGATCAACGGGCATCAGCTGGGTTTCAGGCCTAATGGTTATATCTCCTTTAGGTATGATTTAACGCCTTATCTGAACTTTGGCGGGCAGCAGAATGTAATTGCCGTAAAAGTTGATAACAGCGTACAGCCTAACTCGCGCTGGTACAGTGGGTCGGGTATTTACCGTAATGTTTGGCTGGTAAGTACTGGCAAAATAGCTATCAATCATTGGGGTACTTATGTAGTTACGCCACAAGTGAGTGCTGCAAAAGCTACCATTAAATTTGCGGTGAGTCTTAAAAATTCCACAGGCGCTAAACAAAGTATAGAGATCAAAACACGTGTTTTAGATGCAGCTGGTGCAACTGTTGCTGCTTTTGGCACAACTGGTTATCAGCTAAACGACACTGCCGGTACGCATGTACAAGATGTAGTCCTTAACAATCCGCGTTTGTGGTCAACAACTAACCCTTACTTGTACAAAGCGGTTACCCAAATAATGCATAACAAACAGGTAGTTGATACTTACACTACACCGCTGGGCATCCGTTATTTTAGCTTTGATAAAGATAAAGGCTTCTTCCTGAACGGTAAGAATATGAAGCTGCTGGGCGTGTGTAACCACCATGATCTGGGCAGCCTTGGTGCCGCTGTTAATATGCGTGCGTTAGAGCGCCAGCTGGAGATATTGAAAAGCATGGGTGTTAATGCTATCCGTACTTCGCACAATCCGCCTGCACCTGAGCTGTTAGACCTGTGCGACCGCATGGGCTTTTTGGTAATGGACGAAGCATTTGACGTATGGCGCAAGGAGAAGGCAAAATATGACTACCATTTATATTTCGACGAGTGGCATACCCGCGACCTGGCCGATCAGTTATTGCGCGACCGTAACCATCCCAGCATTATTATGTGGAGCGTAGGCAACGAGATACGCGAGCAGGCAGATAGCACCGGGATAGCTATAGCGCATGACTTGGCACGTACCGTACGCCAATATGATGTTACCCGGCCAATTGTTACGGCTAACGACAGGCCGTCGAGCGGAAACTTCATCGTAAAATCGGGCGAGTTTGAACTGGTAGGTTATAACTATCACCACCGCGAGTATGAAAAGTTTCATGAGACTTTCCCTGGCAAGATATTTATTGGTACCGAAACTACATCGGCGCTGGAAACCCGTGGCGTGTATGATATGCCGTCAGACAGTATACGTCGCTGGCCAAATAATAAGGATAGCCAGAACGGGGTAGGGACGATGAACGAAGATTTTACCGTATCGGCTTATGATAACGTTTCGGCGCGATGGGGCTCTACACATGAGGAAACCTGGAAGCTGATTAAAAAACATGATTATCTGAACAGCATGTTCATCTGGACAGGCTTTGATTACCTGGGCGAGCCTACGCCTTACAGTTGGCCGGCACGCAGCTCTTATTTTGGTGTGATAGATCTGGCCGGATTTCCTAAAGATATTTTTTACATGTACCAGGCCGAGTGGACCAGTAAGCCGGTACTGCACATTTTTCCGCATTGGAACTGGAAACCGGGCAAAACGGTTGACGTGTGGTCCTATTATAATAACGCCGATGAGGTGGAACTGTATCTGAACGGCAAATCATTAGGCATCCGCAAAAAAACAGGTGATGATTTGCATGTAATGTGGCGTGTGCAATACCAGGCTGGCACGCTCAAAGCGGTATCGCGTAAAAATGGCAAAGTAGTGTTAACCCGCACCATTAATACTGCCGGCGCTCCGGCTCGTATAGAGCTGGTGGCCGATCGCAAACAAATAAAGGCAGACGGGCAGGACCTTTCTTTTGTGACAGTACGCATATTGGATGCTGCCGGTAACGTGGTACCCGACGCCACCAATCAGGTTAATTTTAACCTGCAGGGTAAAGGCTTTATAGCCGGCGTTGATAACGGCGACCCTCTAAGTCATGACCCGTTTAAGGCAAATTATCGCAAGGCATTTCATGGTTTGGCGCTGGCCATAATTCAATCAGCTGGTAAGCAGGCGGGTACAATAACACTTACTGCAACGGCTGATGGATTGCCCGCGGCCAAATTAATATTACAGGCTAAATAA
- a CDS encoding DUF6702 family protein translates to MLQCLIVAFLNVFHPFYVSVTEINHNAKTQSIEISCRMFYDDLEHVLEKQYRTQLDIVKPKNKEQLKQMLNDYIHKHLIVKVDGKVLNPAFLGYEIQEDGAWSYLEVKGISKAQKIEVHDDLLYTEHDEQINMLHVIVKGERKSTKLDNPNANANFSFN, encoded by the coding sequence ATGTTACAATGCCTGATAGTTGCTTTCCTGAACGTTTTCCACCCGTTTTATGTAAGCGTTACCGAAATAAATCATAATGCTAAAACGCAGTCGATCGAAATTAGCTGCCGCATGTTTTATGATGATTTGGAGCATGTGCTTGAGAAACAATACCGTACGCAACTGGATATTGTAAAGCCTAAAAACAAAGAACAGCTTAAGCAGATGCTGAACGATTATATTCATAAACATTTGATCGTTAAAGTGGACGGCAAGGTGCTTAACCCCGCCTTTTTAGGATACGAAATTCAGGAAGATGGCGCCTGGAGTTACCTGGAGGTAAAAGGCATTAGCAAGGCTCAAAAAATTGAAGTGCACGATGACCTTTTATATACCGAACATGACGAGCAAATAAACATGCTGCACGTTATTGTTAAAGGCGAGCGCAAAAGCACCAAGCTGGATAACCCAAATGCAAATGCCAATTTTAGCTTTAACTAA
- a CDS encoding PH domain-containing protein, which produces MRFNSKRDIWISIVVWGAIALLASSGVEIMQHGGAEQWFVLLVALIAGMLLWMWLGTYYVIEDKELRYRSGPINGVIDIGSIHTVIISKSQYVGLKPALAAKGCIIKYNKFEDIYISPKDKDLFVDELLKVNPAIEVVKDSQAIKANHPGN; this is translated from the coding sequence ATGAGATTTAACTCAAAGCGTGATATATGGATAAGCATAGTGGTGTGGGGCGCTATAGCTTTGCTGGCATCCAGTGGCGTAGAGATTATGCAGCACGGCGGCGCCGAGCAGTGGTTTGTGTTATTAGTTGCGCTTATAGCAGGTATGCTGCTATGGATGTGGCTGGGTACTTATTATGTTATTGAAGACAAGGAACTGCGATACCGGTCGGGCCCGATAAATGGCGTTATCGATATTGGCAGCATTCACACTGTTATTATCAGTAAGTCTCAGTATGTAGGCCTTAAGCCGGCGCTGGCAGCAAAAGGATGTATCATCAAATACAATAAGTTTGAGGATATTTATATATCCCCTAAAGACAAAGATTTATTTGTAGACGAATTGCTTAAAGTTAACCCAGCAATTGAAGTGGTAAAGGATAGTCAGGCAATAAAGGCAAACCATCCCGGCAATTAA
- a CDS encoding PAS domain S-box protein, giving the protein MKTKARNFSNPLEGAWYQYKLFVDRAITGMPVYQTKDISYWQERLFVNLIVFSLPLSLLAVVPSMIAAYLQGHLFIPLIDGLAVTSISFITLSNRFKLAFKKAFVAVVLYAVAICLTTILGSFGIGAIYFLALSVYITLQFSSRIAYRTIAVNACLYISFACIIYFKLFNSPLSVKYTLPFWIVYALNFMFLNVAVVVQISHIIRGVKKTFIQEARLMNELQTEMAEKIQRNEVLKESEAHYKSLFQQNPSPMWIFDTETLQLLQVNDAAIRRYGYSREEFLSMSIKELRPEEKLNDLTAFLDRSSKRKTISLVNTVHRHKNGDLFYAEVRCSNIPFKGKKARLVMARNITAQLEYTQAIEKQNAKLREISHMQSHVVRAPLARILGLTDLVLQSSQDHPDKQLFEYLDISVKELDDVIKTIIQNSEEVIPEKKDDEYLRLESK; this is encoded by the coding sequence TATATCAAACTAAAGACATAAGCTACTGGCAGGAACGCCTTTTTGTAAATCTCATTGTCTTTTCGCTTCCGCTAAGCTTACTTGCTGTGGTTCCGAGTATGATTGCTGCATACCTGCAAGGGCATCTATTTATACCGCTTATTGACGGATTGGCCGTTACTTCCATATCTTTTATAACGCTGAGCAACCGTTTTAAACTGGCTTTTAAAAAGGCCTTTGTAGCCGTAGTACTGTACGCGGTTGCTATATGTTTAACTACCATACTAGGATCATTTGGTATCGGTGCTATCTACTTTTTGGCCTTAAGCGTTTACATTACGCTTCAATTTTCATCCCGAATTGCTTATCGTACCATTGCTGTTAACGCTTGTCTTTATATAAGCTTTGCATGTATCATTTATTTCAAACTATTCAATTCGCCCCTAAGTGTTAAGTACACCTTGCCGTTCTGGATCGTTTACGCACTTAACTTTATGTTTTTGAATGTGGCTGTGGTGGTGCAAATCAGCCATATTATACGGGGGGTAAAAAAAACCTTTATACAAGAGGCCCGCTTGATGAATGAGCTGCAAACAGAAATGGCCGAAAAGATACAACGCAATGAAGTATTAAAAGAGTCGGAAGCGCATTACAAGAGTCTTTTTCAGCAGAATCCATCGCCCATGTGGATATTTGACACCGAAACCTTGCAGTTGCTGCAAGTAAACGATGCGGCTATCAGAAGATACGGCTACTCGCGCGAGGAATTTTTAAGCATGTCTATCAAGGAACTCCGCCCTGAGGAAAAACTTAATGATTTGACCGCATTTTTAGACAGATCATCAAAACGCAAAACCATTTCGTTAGTGAATACCGTGCACCGGCATAAAAACGGCGACTTGTTTTACGCCGAAGTAAGATGCAGCAATATTCCGTTTAAGGGCAAAAAAGCCAGGCTGGTTATGGCACGTAATATCACTGCGCAATTAGAATATACCCAGGCCATTGAAAAGCAAAACGCTAAGCTTAGAGAAATATCGCACATGCAATCGCATGTAGTTAGAGCCCCTTTAGCCCGCATTTTAGGCTTAACAGACCTGGTGCTGCAAAGCAGCCAAGACCACCCCGACAAACAACTGTTCGAATACCTCGATATTTCTGTTAAGGAGCTTGACGACGTTATCAAAACCATTATCCAGAATAGCGAAGAGGTAATCCCTGAAAAAAAGGATGACGAATACCTACGGCTTGAGAGCAAATAA
- a CDS encoding HupE/UreJ family protein produces MRDFSLYFELGWQHICDWQGYDHILFVMVLCGTYLLSDWRKVLVLVTAFTIGHSITLALSALNIIHVNTSLIEFLIPVTIVITSLINIIKKKRSNTTVRLSYILALFFGLIHGLGFSNYLKSLLGSNTNITAQLLAFNVGLEFGQVLIVLCILIVSFILLNIAKIQRREWTLFLSSAIFGIALIMCIERYALIHFR; encoded by the coding sequence ATGCGCGATTTCTCTTTATATTTTGAGCTGGGCTGGCAGCACATCTGCGACTGGCAGGGATACGATCATATCCTGTTTGTGATGGTCCTCTGCGGTACTTATTTACTGTCCGACTGGCGTAAAGTGCTTGTTTTAGTTACCGCCTTTACCATAGGCCATTCCATTACCCTGGCCCTTAGTGCACTGAACATTATACATGTTAACACCTCGCTTATTGAGTTTTTGATACCGGTTACCATTGTTATCACCAGCTTAATTAATATCATTAAAAAGAAGCGATCAAACACCACCGTGCGGCTGTCTTACATACTGGCATTGTTTTTTGGCCTTATACACGGATTAGGCTTTTCAAACTATTTAAAAAGCCTGTTAGGAAGCAATACCAATATTACGGCCCAATTACTGGCCTTTAATGTAGGGCTAGAGTTTGGGCAGGTGCTCATTGTACTCTGCATCCTAATCGTATCATTTATTTTACTCAATATCGCTAAAATTCAGCGGCGCGAATGGACATTATTCCTGTCATCTGCTATATTTGGCATAGCGTTAATTATGTGCATTGAGCGCTATGCTCTTATTCATTTTCGATGA
- a CDS encoding HEAT repeat domain-containing protein, giving the protein MLQNDPIDLLKAKILSDDIEQGSNAIDSFIRLDKKTALDYLITLLDHPNPLIFNRAAIGLHDIGDNRALEPLLTTIKKQENINRNGTLVFALLALDCSTRLLDIFDLLFYGDYEVKVSVAIILDEQAFEFSKADLLNIQDKWSYIQSHPELCPNFERSKEDIEDFVNSYMLHLQK; this is encoded by the coding sequence ATGCTTCAGAACGATCCAATCGATCTTTTAAAAGCCAAAATATTATCAGATGATATAGAACAAGGCAGCAATGCTATTGACAGTTTTATAAGGCTGGATAAAAAAACTGCTCTTGATTATTTAATTACGCTTTTGGACCATCCTAATCCCCTTATTTTTAACCGTGCTGCTATTGGTTTACATGATATTGGTGATAATCGTGCGCTTGAGCCATTACTTACAACGATTAAAAAACAAGAAAACATTAATAGAAACGGGACACTCGTTTTTGCTTTACTAGCCCTAGATTGCTCTACTAGGCTTTTGGATATATTTGATTTACTTTTTTACGGCGACTATGAGGTCAAGGTTAGCGTAGCTATTATTCTTGATGAACAAGCTTTTGAGTTTAGTAAAGCTGACCTGTTAAACATTCAAGACAAATGGAGCTATATTCAATCTCATCCTGAATTGTGTCCTAATTTTGAAAGATCAAAAGAGGATATAGAAGATTTTGTAAATTCATATATGTTACATTTACAGAAGTAG
- a CDS encoding M1 family metallopeptidase: MKKFYYLLAGSLLLSAATQAQQIQNNPGSNHGNKFEQLGSTYLADPNMYRSASGAPGPKYWQQKADYDIVAKLDDEKQRLDGTETITYYNNSPDPLTYLWLQLDENEHKKDAESAKFDESRMQDKMSLRQLQSIMGHNLDLGNHIVSAKDAAGNPLKYTINQTMMRIELPQTLAPGAKFTFKIAWWYNISDRLTIGGRGGYEYFPEDKNYLYTMAQWYPRMAVYSDFQGWQNKQFTGRGEFALTFGDFKVAINVPADHVVDATGQCSNYSAVLSAAQYKRWQQAQTSYKEPVEVVTLAEARNALKGHATARKVWNWHAENVRDFAWVSSRRVVWDAMATQIDGGRKVMAMSVYGPEAYPLYRRYSTKVVAHTVKTYSKYTIPYPYPCATSVEASNGMEYPMICFNYGRAEKDGTYSEATKNGMIGVIIHEVGHNFFPMIVNSDERQWTWMDEGLNTFCQYLTEQEWDPTFPSNRGPAYKIVDYMKLPKNELEPIMTNSENIQRFGPNAYAKPATALNVLRETVMGRELFDYAFKTYAKRWAFHHPTPSDFFRTMEDASAVDLDWFWRGWFYGTNPVDISIDSVKYYRLNTKNPQVEGNYDRAQFDRNLTNISTTRNKAAGTRFAVEADTALQDFYSKWDRFAATPMTEQSYKAMYNALSPEERKLYDSQNYFYELSFSNKGGLPMPLFIEWTYADGSKELEKISAYIWRHNELNVTKVFAKTKEVKSIRLDPYRETADINEGNNSWPQQYTPTRFELFKQQNTIRGASTGGNPMQDSRKTTP, encoded by the coding sequence ATGAAAAAATTTTACTACTTACTAGCTGGCTCGCTCTTGCTTTCCGCTGCAACACAAGCCCAGCAAATTCAAAACAACCCGGGGTCAAACCACGGCAATAAGTTCGAACAGTTAGGCAGCACCTACCTGGCCGACCCTAATATGTACCGCTCGGCATCGGGCGCACCAGGACCCAAATACTGGCAACAGAAAGCTGACTATGATATTGTAGCTAAGCTGGATGATGAGAAGCAGCGCCTGGACGGTACCGAAACTATTACTTATTATAATAATTCGCCCGACCCGTTAACTTACCTTTGGTTACAGCTTGACGAGAATGAGCATAAAAAAGATGCCGAAAGCGCCAAGTTTGACGAGAGCCGTATGCAGGATAAAATGAGCCTGCGCCAGTTGCAAAGCATTATGGGCCACAACCTCGATTTGGGTAACCATATTGTGAGCGCTAAAGATGCCGCCGGCAATCCGCTTAAATACACCATTAACCAAACCATGATGCGTATTGAGCTGCCGCAAACTTTGGCACCGGGCGCAAAATTTACATTTAAGATTGCCTGGTGGTACAACATATCCGACCGCCTAACCATTGGTGGCCGCGGTGGTTACGAGTACTTCCCCGAGGATAAGAACTACCTGTACACGATGGCGCAGTGGTACCCCCGCATGGCTGTGTATAGCGATTTTCAGGGCTGGCAAAACAAGCAGTTTACCGGCCGTGGCGAGTTTGCGTTAACCTTTGGCGATTTTAAAGTAGCCATTAACGTACCAGCCGACCACGTGGTAGATGCTACCGGCCAGTGCTCTAACTACAGCGCGGTATTGAGCGCAGCCCAGTACAAACGCTGGCAGCAGGCACAAACCTCTTATAAAGAACCAGTTGAGGTGGTAACATTAGCAGAAGCCCGCAACGCTTTAAAAGGCCATGCCACTGCACGCAAGGTGTGGAACTGGCATGCCGAAAACGTACGCGATTTTGCATGGGTATCGTCGCGCCGGGTGGTGTGGGATGCTATGGCTACCCAAATTGATGGCGGCCGCAAGGTAATGGCTATGTCGGTTTACGGGCCTGAGGCTTATCCACTTTACCGCCGTTACAGCACCAAGGTAGTGGCGCATACAGTGAAAACCTACTCAAAATACACCATTCCTTACCCCTATCCTTGTGCAACATCAGTTGAGGCCAGCAACGGTATGGAGTACCCCATGATTTGCTTTAATTACGGCCGTGCCGAAAAGGATGGCACTTATAGCGAGGCTACCAAGAATGGTATGATTGGCGTAATTATTCACGAAGTGGGTCATAACTTCTTCCCGATGATCGTGAACTCCGACGAGCGCCAGTGGACCTGGATGGATGAAGGCTTGAACACTTTTTGCCAGTACTTAACCGAGCAGGAATGGGATCCTACTTTCCCGTCTAACCGTGGTCCGGCGTACAAGATTGTAGATTACATGAAACTGCCTAAAAACGAGCTGGAGCCTATCATGACCAACTCGGAGAACATACAGCGCTTTGGACCAAATGCCTACGCTAAACCTGCTACTGCGTTGAACGTGCTGCGCGAAACGGTGATGGGCCGCGAACTGTTCGACTATGCATTTAAAACTTACGCCAAGCGCTGGGCTTTTCACCACCCTACCCCGTCGGACTTTTTCCGTACCATGGAAGATGCCTCGGCCGTGGATCTGGACTGGTTTTGGCGCGGCTGGTTCTATGGAACCAATCCGGTTGATATTTCTATAGACAGTGTGAAATACTACCGCCTCAACACCAAAAACCCGCAGGTAGAAGGCAATTACGACCGTGCCCAGTTTGACCGTAACCTAACCAACATTAGCACCACTCGTAACAAAGCTGCCGGCACCCGTTTTGCCGTAGAGGCCGACACTGCCCTTCAGGATTTTTACAGTAAGTGGGACCGCTTTGCCGCCACACCTATGACCGAGCAAAGCTACAAGGCCATGTATAATGCCTTAAGCCCCGAAGAACGCAAGCTGTATGATAGCCAAAACTATTTTTACGAACTAAGCTTTAGCAACAAGGGCGGCCTGCCTATGCCACTGTTTATTGAGTGGACTTATGCCGACGGCAGCAAAGAGCTTGAAAAAATATCGGCTTATATTTGGCGCCACAATGAGCTGAACGTAACTAAAGTGTTTGCCAAAACCAAAGAGGTAAAAAGCATACGGTTAGACCCTTACCGCGAAACCGCCGACATAAACGAAGGCAACAACAGTTGGCCGCAACAATATACCCCAACCCGGTTTGAGCTGTTTAAACAGCAAAATACCATACGGGGCGCCAGCACCGGCGGCAACCCGATGCAGGATTCGAGAAAGACAACACCATAA